Genomic window (Daucus carota subsp. sativus chromosome 5, DH1 v3.0, whole genome shotgun sequence):
TCCACTTCCGCATTACTAATCCAAGTGAACAAATATCTCAGTCCCGTAACTGTTGTCACCTATGGCGCCAAATTTTGTCTGTATTCTCCTGACTTCTAATAGACTGGAACCAATTTTATCTAAATTCTAGAAAGAATCGAAATTGAGTAAGTCTGCACGATGGTGATAATGGCTGGTGTTCTGTTGTTCTATTTGGAGTAGCCACTGGAAGGACTACTTAATTGAGAAGAGGTGGTACTGAGAGTAAAATAAACAATGTAATATAGGAGCTTGGGTCTTGAGGGAGAGTCTTGGGCAACTAGTATGTATGAAGACCTGTCAATCATATCATGTCGtcctttcgtgtttcgtgtacttgaAGGTGAAACCCATATCCGACCCGTTTAGGATTCATGTACCTAATCTCAACCCCTTATCCATTTCGAAACGTATCATGTACTTTTCGTGttcatttaatataaatatattaataaaatttattcaaaatactTTTTTATGTAGTATTTTAtggaatatatattaaatatttatatttgcaaATAATTTGTACAAATTTAAAGATGTATCATGTATATGGCCATGGTTGTCACGTCGACAAGTCGAGTCAAGTCGATATAGGTCCAGCTTGTCGACTAGTCGGCTAGTCGTAGACTAGTCGAAaagttaatataaattaaataaatattatatattaattaaataaatattatatatattaatatatatcttatataaatggTTTCCTACAACAAAATTATACCACTCCAATTCTCATATGTATATCAATCACAAAATAGATATGCTAATTACAAACATGTCTTTTTTTCCCCTTTCATGTACACACATTAACATACTGACTTATGCATACATAAAACATACACAAAGATCTATAAACTTAAATTAACATGTTCATTATTGTTGATTTTGAgcaagtttataattatttattttttcattttaatttttgattgaattttgCACTTGTCGACCGACTAGTCGACCAAGTCGACCGACTAGTCGACAATTCGCAAGTCGACCTCTCCAGTCGATTTTCTTTacccgactagtcgactagtcgcgactagtcgagcGCCGTGACAACAATGTATATggcattatatatatgtatgtgtgtgtgtgtaaatatatttttacataacatatttcttacataataaatatacttatttatttaaaaatatatttaaatctatGCAATAAACATATTACATTAATTATTGTAAGTTATTAcggtgtttggaaaagaagtagaaattgtaaaaaaaaagcCAGCATTTTCTAAGTTATGCTccgataaaaatattaattatagccataaatattaattcataaagACAGAATTCATGGTCTTTAGTAGCAATTCATAGAAATCCCATATAAAGAATGTATCCATATTTAATGTCAGGTTAGGATCTGGTAATGGGTTAGACTCACTGTCTCTTGATCAAAATTCAATATGAgcatatacataaaaataaccCAAGTCTCTCCCTCGTGCCCCTTCATATACCACCTCTTTCCGCTTCCTGGTAATCGCCACCAGCCTACCATCATTGTTGACTTACTCAAATTTGTCACTATTCAAAAGATCAAAGAATTGACTCCAACCTAGCACATAATAAGAAGCTACTGAAGAAATTGGTGCCATGCTATAAacaattatgtttaatataGGTGAGATATTTTTTCCCCAACGTTAGAACTAGTTCAGTCGTCGTCATGGTCGAAGATTACAAAGTATTTTACTATTTTACCCCATCTTAATGAGTTggtcttttattattatttaaaagttgATTATATAAACATCTTGTAATCGTTGTAAGGTTTATGCCTCCTAGAATGAGAAGTAGTTCATTATGATGAAGTCGTATCAATGTAGATATACTACCGGTACTCTTTTTATTATCCGGATCAATTCTTTCTCCAtgtcaagatttcaaatgcatTCACACATTTCTCTCCATATATTACGTAATTCATCAAAATAAAACAGTCCTGTAGCATCATAGGTTTCCTAGATATACAATaagtattcaattttaagtaaGTTAGAACGTTATATTGAATAATAACTCCATCAACTATCCCTGTTGATGGACCctatgattataatattaaatttgaaaggaAAATAATGTGAAAAAGGTGCAAAAGAGTGTGAATAAAGAGGAATCTAAACATTTCATTGTTAAAATCAAAATGAGGAATGGTTAGCCATTgcttaaaaataagaaaaggagTGAGTATCCTAACGTTTCAAAGAATGGTTAGGATCCTATTGAAGTAATGTTTTACATCATACTactaaaaattataacttaggaAATCGTAATGCTaatctcttggagatgctctcataGCAATACTTATGAACaactttttgataaaaaaataaaaagttctaAGCAtattaatttagatattaataaatttgaaatattcaaaaaatttaacgaacaataatatatacaaatccaAGTCATGCTCAGACTACAACTTATAAATTAAACATACACTACATACTATATTGTTATATGCATTAATTCAAAAGTAATACGGAGAAACATATTCACTTACATTATCAGTAAGGAAGCTGCGTAAATTATCAGAACTCCACCTCATCGgcaaattaattaaacacttCTCCAACACATTGTCAGAACAGCAATCCTCTCCAATCGCCTCGGTAATCGAAACCTCATCAGTTCCTCTCTTGACCTCTACACTCTCCCCGTTCTCAACCTTCATCTTCTTCCCCCTCTCGGATGTCGGGTCCCACGTGTTATCCGGCCGTTGTCTCAGCTCCTCTTCGCTATGCGCATATCGACACGTCTCGCCGTGGCTACACTCACCACCTGTTCGACGAAAGTACGAGCACAAACTCGTTTTCCACAGCGGGTGCTTTGACTTTTCCGGCGGTGGTGGGGTCGGGGCGGAGTCGGGTTCGGGTTGTTTGCGCTTCTCGCCGGGTTCGGGTACGGGGGCGGGTGGTTGGGTGGACTCGGGTTCGGGTTGTGCCGGCGGTGCTGGTGGGGAGACAATTGGTTGGTCGGAGATGGAATCCTGGCCGTCCATTGGAGACTTAGGGTTTAGAGTTTGAGATGGGAGAGCAAGGGCGGAGACTGGCGTCAGGTTACGGGGGTTTATGGTTTTGGAGATTACGCATGTATCCTgttatttacttatttaattacattaatatatcattaaattattgttttaataaaatacaGCGTTTGTCTAACCTGTGCCCTCAAGGCACATTTattgtattttgtttttatgcACAGGGCACTAGTACCATTGTTAATGTATTAATTACTGATTAGAAAATTCAAATGTTCACATCTATCAAGAAAACTTGATAAGTACTTATTTCATTTACTTTTgtattgtattatatttttattatttatattatttaataatattaaaataataaaaaaaatcatacatttgctattaaatataaaattggttGATTTAGTTAGGAGgctgattttaattagaaaattaatgtatatgcaggggggcttgttattatttgtgggttgagatcaattaaaatttgttttatactcgattaaaatttaataaaaaaattatcttataATCCCcacattttttgaaataaaataatattttgtcataagtataaaatttgaaagataagttataaatagatatataattagtatatatacacatagaCTGATACTTATGCAagtcaaaagaatatttaatgatGATAATTATGACTTGTCCTGTGCCCTGAGGGCGTTAGACATTCCGTAAAATATATACTTACATAATTGTAGATTATTGATTTTTGGGACAAAAAATACAAGGATGGAGATTgtgataaaaaaatgtataatctTCATAATAAAAGTTGAGTAAcaaaagttaaattatattgtaaCATTATAATTTTGGTTCATTAAAtcatatcataatatatatagttatgaAAACTAATTAGGATAGACAAAATTTATacatatgcatgtatataacTTCTTTAGAATAGTTGATAATATAACCATtgtatcaattaataattaattatatcattgatattatattctaacaatatAATTTAGTGAAGTTATTGTAATTGTGACGATTAGTCGATTATTTGAGTATTGGTCATTCAAAAAGACGTATCTTAGAGATAACGTGAACTCAGATTATAATGAATTTGTGGTCGTATAATGACGGATGATATACATATTGAGACTGACGTACGTTCAGTGTTCTATTTTCAAGAAAGTAAAAGAACGACGATCATGATATTacttgatttttgataaatcCGATTGGCAACGATATATAAAAACGATCAAGTCAGGAGTATAAAATAAGTCAAACAATATCATTATCTGATAAAGCTGATTGACaataatatattagaataaatGGTTGAGTTAGGGACTCAATTGTATAAAATGGATCAAATGTTGATGTTTTTCTTATGTACAAGTAAATGCACATATATGTTTTGTCAAGAAGCAAGTACACATATAGTTATAATACACTTATGCACAGTAGATCCGTTATATTAGCTTATATGTCTTATAAATTAGCATCTATTCTAATAATTTTCGGGATGAGTCAGAGTCGAACTCGGGTGTCTCAGAACAACAGAAGATAAACCCACTATTGGGTTATCCAATGCGTGTAAGATCTTAAAATGATcataaataaaagtattttgATTATGAGCCACAGTGTTATGATCATGTACATAGTGAAAGATCAATGtaatgtgattattaaaaaatttaaactttaaaatttcaagTTGTCCGAATTCAATCCGACAATTGTTGAAGTGgatatttggatttaaatatttttgaatctgggaaaaataaaaatctgaacGTAGATTTGATTTGAATTCGGACCAACATGCCTGACCCGATTGTTACACGTACTTTATAACAGCAGAGTGCACAATAATGGGATggcagttttacccgacccgatggatacccgaccaGTTCCGACCCGATTGCGtcgacccgaacccgatttttttggatttggatccggatctggatcttatttttgGACCCGAAAAAGTTTTGGATCTGAATCTGGATCTCAGAtattccgaaccgagacccgacccgaaacccgatttaaacccgattcgaacccgaacccgatacaaaataatatatacatatatatatagagagagagagagagagagagttaagttctatggagtacaaaaaaattggagtattggagtacaaagtttgataaaatgtaatctagtcatctaaatttcaattttttttgtccaataatatttgtaaatatttgacaacctgcacattatgttctgcgacataaacatcgtgatcaaatggtaaaataattacttttataaatcataggactctatgttctgcaataaattgcagaacaataatcttaatacttgttaaaattgaaagatattaatgattaattgacaattatgtgcaagacaacttataaatgatagattatatcaaaatttagataatcaaatatattatataggatcaaactaaaaaattatgatctgtactccaatactccaatgtttttatgtactccatagaacttaacactatatatatatacatatatgttaatagtaaagtatatatattgaaatattatgaattattatgtATGAATATTAACGTTTtacttgattttatatttttaatatagaatttatatttatttcatcaatattttattattctcAATTATTGcgcattaaaaaatctaaatacaataaaaaaaataaaatataaatgataagttgaatgattgcATGCAATTGAGTTAACATGTTTCACATGTTTATTGTAATAAATGAAGCCtgtaatatctttttttatatttcaaaagtaaaaaaaaaaatccataatcacattttttatagatatataatttttaatttatatttaattttatttttttaaatacccgAATTTGATCCGAACCCGAAAATACCCGgcggatcggatctggatcttcatttttcGGTCCCAGACCCGGATCCGGACCCGACCCAAAATATTATGAATCGGGTCTGGATCTTAGGAAACCCGACCGATCTGACCCGTTGCCATCCTTGTGCTGGAGTCAACGGTAATGGTTTTGATCACAACCGAGTCCAACTGAGTCAACAATCTCAATAATACCGAGTTCAACTAAATCTACCCGCCCTCCACGAACTCGCCACGTGTCCAAAATAAGTCAGCAATTAATCCACGCACTCTTACCCCATGTTCTTCATTAAACCCCTCCCCATATCACCCGCTCCtcaactcacaagtcacaactcTCTATCTTCAGATCTAATCTCCATCTTCAAATATACTCTAACTCTAATTTACTCACACCCATGTAAAATTTCCCAATTAATTCCATCCAATTGTGTTTGTGATAATGTAGGGTTCTTGATTTGGGTTTGCTGGTCGGGTCAGAAATGGATCCGAATTTGTTGAAGTGGAGAAGGGTTCCAAAAAAAGCGTGGTTAGGGGGTCAAAATTCAATGGGGTTGCTCGTGGGTGGGAATCACACCTCCTCCAGGTTTTGTACTCGTTAGTTTGTGATTTGTATGTATTTTGTGTGTATATTCAGCTGATTCTCGTGGTAAAAATTGAATCTTGATCACTGTTTTTAAGTATACTGGGATAAAAATTGAATCTTGATTACTATTTTTGAGTATATTGTGTTGGGTTTTGGAGGGTTTAAGAGATTTGGGGTATTGGGAAGTGGGGATGGATTTTAAGGTTTTGCAATGGCAGATTCTTCGTGGGTCGTTGGCGAAAAGGTTGTTTATGAGGGCTTTGTTGTTTACATTAGCTATGGGAATCATTTCGTTTGTTCAAATGAGTAATGATATTCGAAAAGGGGGGCTGGTTTTGTTGGAATCTGGTGATTGTGAATTGGATGTTGGTGTATCGGATTTGGATGTGGATGTAACTGGGTATTGGAAGCCTGGGTTTTCAACTATGTTTGAGTTTTTTGGGGGTTCAGTGAGGAAGAAAGAGCGTAAGGATTTGAGCAGGAGTGTGTTTAAGGAGTTGATGGCGAAGAAGATGTTGGATACTCGTGCTAGAGCGCTTTGCGTTGGGGAGGGATCGGATTTGACTGCCTTATTATTGCAAGAAATGGGACTCTCTGATGCGGTGGGTGTTCATAGCCACCCATTCTTCTCATTGTGGAAGAAAAGATTTGTGTATGAGCTTGGTTTTGAAGATAATTCTTTCGATTTTGTATTCTCGAGAGATGTCGATAGGGTATCTGTTCCAGCTCTTCTCGTGCTAGAGATTGAGCGTGTTTTACGTCCAGGTGGTATTGGCGCAATGCTCATTGGTACGTCAGCTTCCTATTCGGGTAGCTCAGTACGGTCTGCTACACCTGTCTCGTCATTTTTAAAGAGCTCTAGTATTGTGAGTGTATGTGGAATTGGCTCATTTAAACTTGTCACATTTAAGAAAAGATTTGACAATGTTGCTCTATTCGAGCATTACCGGCTTCCTAACAAGTGCCCGTCAATTACAAATAACAAACCGTTTATGAAGTACATGGAGCCTCTAGCAATCAACCAATTGGGACAGCTAGAAAGTGAAATATCGTACTTATCTAAATTCATGAATGTTTCCTCAAGAAAGAGAGTGGTCTATATTAATGTTGGGGCCGGGGAGTTGGTCAACTCTAGTATAACAGAAATCTTAGAGCCAAATTACCATGTTCCGCTGCAAACTGTAGAAATGTACGTTCTTGATCACAATGCTTCCGCTCTCTCATTATATGTGCAGAAGGCGGGTATTACTTTTGTTTACCATCCGGATCTTGTTGGTTATACAGTTCCTCAACTTGTATCAGATGAAGAATTGAGTGCACCTCATGAGGTagatgaatttgaatttattcGTTGGTTCAAAGAAACGATAACAGAAGATGACTTTGTGATCCTTATGATGACTGCACAAGCGGCAGAACTGAAAATTCTCTTCGAATTGTTTGAAAGCGGAGCAATATGCCATGTTGATGAACTCTTTATTCAATGCTCTGATACTGCAGACTGCAAAGATAGTGTATGTGGGGACTGCAGAAGCCTCTTTAGAGGTCTCAGAAATGGGGGTGTCTTTTCCCATCAGTGGTGGGAGCCTGAAACTCTCTTCTAAAGGAAACGGTGCCTTGGGGGAGCCTAAAACTCTCTTCTGAATAAAATGGTTTGTGCGCGTGTATGTTTCTAGTTTACATTTTCGTGAATAAATTGAGGTGGATTGCATTGACACTCTAGTCTCTAGCAGTACACCGTTGTAAAACTTTTACTTGCTTCATGTGTTATTGAGTCCTTCTCAAAGGTCTGAAAATAGCATCTATATATGTGTTTACTATATTGCAATCAGGTGCAATCGGGCAATAGTCCTATCTTTTGTTTACGGGAATTTACCAAAAATACcgtattttttaaaacttttttgcAGTTTTTGTCAAGCCTTTTTTCGGAATATAAAATAGTTGTCccaatgtatttttttttttttttttgtcagattGTCCCAATGTAAATTAATCGGAGGGAAagatagaatatttttttaaaaacatttataaaaatagTGTGCATCTCAGATTTGTAATCAAAAGCaaaccaaataaaatatttcGGGAAAAAATGGAATTGCTGATTGAATTAGATGGTGATTCTGGTTGTATTGTTTGCAACACAGTAAatctacaatttttttaaaaaaatagtagtatatttacaattttttaaaaatgaaaatatctctgtgaaaattgaaaaatggCACTGCTCTTGTTGAGCTAAGATGGCGTTGCAAAATCAGCCTTGCTCTCTTGATTACTGCCTCCTCAGTTGTGTTATGCTGCACCTTTTCCGATCATTACTCCCTGCGAGAAGTTGATCAGCTTCTTCATCCGAAGCTACAAAACTCTCCGGCTACATGATTTGCACTCATTTCAGGTTTAACCATCGACAACAAACCAGTTATATTGGTTAATGATATCAGCCCAGGTATTAATTACACGGCCTTGACTATCAACTCTGGAGGAGAGGTAAAAAAAAAGGGCCTCATTGCCATTTACACGTACTCTATCTCAGTTAACTGTGGCCAACATTTCTCAGCTTTAACACTATCAATTTTACAGCCCTGCCCTTATATACCCCAAAGAGATTGTTCAAAGTTTGAGCTGTCTAATAGCAAGCAGGCATTTCACGTCGAGCACTAGATTTGGTTATCCAAGCCACCGCTGAACAAAGGTTGATAATATAAACAGAGGGACTACTTTGGTGCAAGATTTTTAACAGGGACTAAATTTTTTGAATTCACTTTAACTATATGAATTTTCATGTTACCACGTAATTTTTCACAACTGACGGTTAAACCGCAAAGTCGCAAACAAATTTTCTGAAAAAGTGACTGTAATTGTTATTGTAactgatttttctttaaaaaaatttcttttgtaatcTTGACATGGAAGCTGGGCTTTGTAAATACTCCTGgactaaaacatatatttacaTGCATATGCAACTTATTGTTTTTTCCGAAACCACTGTCGTAGAAATTGAGAATCAAACTTAATTAATGAAGACATACGataaaaattaatcagaaattAATTAGATTGATCAGATATTAATCAAATGAAtcagagatttaatcagttcgataAATTACGAAACATGAATTAATCGacaattaatcataataatcaccgacttttacaCCAATATGCGAGTGACAAAACATAACTACTGTCTCTTACAAAAAGAAAAGGGCGAATTTTCTGAAAACGTGTTTGCTGCAATGAGCACAGTAATTAGTTGCTGTAAATTGATGAAACCAGTCCTTTCATAAAGACAGACGAAAAGAGAAAAGGCCCTTAAATGAGTTGGGTACAGAAAAAGATGCAGATGACCACTTGTACAAGAGTAACCTTTTGACCAAATTTCACAACACCACCCAAGCAGTAACTAGTTGCCAAAAATAACAAGAAGATTGTTGTAAACTGGTGGGGCTTCAGTTATCCCCATTCACATGTTCTTCTGCAATCTTCAACTCTATCATTGCCCCCAGTCCCACACCCAGCCATCACTTAACCCTACCCACG
Coding sequences:
- the LOC108223811 gene encoding uncharacterized protein LOC108223811, which codes for MDFKVLQWQILRGSLAKRLFMRALLFTLAMGIISFVQMSNDIRKGGLVLLESGDCELDVGVSDLDVDVTGYWKPGFSTMFEFFGGSVRKKERKDLSRSVFKELMAKKMLDTRARALCVGEGSDLTALLLQEMGLSDAVGVHSHPFFSLWKKRFVYELGFEDNSFDFVFSRDVDRVSVPALLVLEIERVLRPGGIGAMLIGTSASYSGSSVRSATPVSSFLKSSSIVSVCGIGSFKLVTFKKRFDNVALFEHYRLPNKCPSITNNKPFMKYMEPLAINQLGQLESEISYLSKFMNVSSRKRVVYINVGAGELVNSSITEILEPNYHVPLQTVEMYVLDHNASALSLYVQKAGITFVYHPDLVGYTVPQLVSDEELSAPHEVDEFEFIRWFKETITEDDFVILMMTAQAAELKILFELFESGAICHVDELFIQCSDTADCKDSVCGDCRSLFRGLRNGGVFSHQWWEPETLF